From [Clostridium] symbiosum, a single genomic window includes:
- a CDS encoding ABC transporter ATP-binding protein: MSVMQECVQDNDDILQVENICKYYKASSGKLFDKTVFKAVNQVSFSVKRGETFGLVGESGCGKSTLAKLVMKLMEASGGKVIFDGQDITNMPKRQLDAIRKDMQIVFQDPYDSLNPRFNLKQIVAEPMENFGYSREQINERVKELFQEVGLPEKLMVRYPHQLSGGQRQRLCIARSLALSPKLLLCDEVVSALDVSIQAQILNLLLDLKEKNGLTYVFISHNLAVVKFVSDKIGVMYFGKLVEVADKDELFENCLHPYSCALLSAVPIPDPDVKTKRLILQGDLPNLMNPPKGCIFQDRCPFVKDLCRCEEPELTEFSPGHQVACHRAGELDLSIVQE; the protein is encoded by the coding sequence ATGAGTGTAATGCAGGAATGTGTGCAGGATAACGACGATATCCTGCAGGTAGAAAATATATGCAAATATTATAAAGCAAGCAGTGGAAAATTATTTGATAAAACAGTATTCAAGGCTGTCAATCAGGTGTCCTTTTCTGTAAAACGCGGAGAAACCTTTGGACTCGTCGGAGAATCCGGCTGTGGAAAGAGCACGCTGGCGAAGCTGGTTATGAAACTGATGGAAGCATCAGGGGGAAAGGTCATTTTCGACGGCCAGGATATCACGAACATGCCGAAGCGGCAGTTAGATGCAATCCGCAAGGACATGCAGATCGTGTTCCAGGATCCTTACGACTCCCTGAATCCGCGGTTTAATTTAAAACAGATTGTTGCCGAGCCGATGGAGAATTTTGGCTACAGCAGGGAACAGATAAACGAACGTGTAAAAGAGCTGTTTCAGGAAGTGGGGCTGCCCGAGAAACTGATGGTCCGCTATCCCCACCAGTTATCGGGAGGACAGAGGCAGAGGCTCTGCATCGCCAGAAGTCTTGCCCTGTCGCCGAAACTGCTGCTCTGTGATGAAGTCGTATCGGCGCTGGACGTTTCCATCCAGGCGCAGATACTGAACCTTCTTCTGGATTTAAAGGAGAAAAACGGCCTGACCTATGTATTTATTTCCCACAACCTGGCAGTGGTAAAATTTGTTTCCGATAAGATCGGGGTTATGTATTTTGGTAAGCTGGTGGAGGTTGCTGATAAGGACGAGCTGTTTGAAAACTGTCTCCATCCATATAGCTGCGCTCTTCTCTCGGCAGTGCCGATTCCGGACCCCGACGTGAAGACGAAACGTTTGATTCTGCAGGGGGATCTTCCGAACCTCATGAACCCTCCAAAGGGCTGCATTTTCCAGGACAGATGTCCATTTGTTAAGGATTTATGCCGCTGTGAGGAGCCGGAGCTTACCGAGTTTTCACCGGGCCATCAGGTCGCCTGCCACAGGGCCGGGGAACTGGATTTAAGCATTGTACAGGAATAG
- a CDS encoding ABC transporter permease — MKKYFGMRVLMAIPTILGVFLAVFLIIRMVPGDPASVMLGKTATPEEITLFRAQNGLDEPMLTQMGIAVKKFFTGDLGESLSSHKKVTVLLKERFPRTLELVLWGMALNSILGIIWGVVASVHRGKWPDYVISGMSTIGMSLPSFYVAIIVLVVLAVKLKLIPVIGIQSESANYFQTIVAPVLTMVLGGSALTIRTTRSSMLEVMGEDFIRTARAKGLSEKAVLFKHALRNAAIPIATIIGYNLASSFGGSIVIETVFNRPGIGKLLMDAVTKRDYPVVQGTAVFIAILLIVVNLLTDVMYSIIDPRIRVQSDK; from the coding sequence ATGAAAAAATATTTTGGTATGCGTGTTTTGATGGCGATTCCGACCATTTTAGGCGTGTTCCTGGCTGTATTTCTGATTATCAGGATGGTTCCCGGAGATCCGGCCTCCGTCATGCTTGGAAAGACTGCAACCCCGGAAGAGATCACACTCTTCCGGGCGCAGAACGGCCTGGATGAGCCGATGCTTACACAGATGGGAATTGCCGTAAAGAAATTCTTCACAGGTGACCTGGGTGAATCCCTGTCGTCCCACAAAAAAGTGACGGTGCTTTTGAAAGAACGCTTTCCGCGTACGCTGGAGCTGGTGCTTTGGGGAATGGCGCTGAACTCGATTCTGGGAATCATCTGGGGAGTAGTGGCCAGCGTACACAGGGGCAAATGGCCCGACTATGTTATCAGCGGCATGAGTACGATAGGAATGTCCCTGCCCTCGTTCTATGTGGCGATTATCGTTCTGGTGGTGCTTGCCGTGAAGCTGAAGCTGATACCGGTTATCGGCATCCAGAGTGAAAGCGCCAACTATTTCCAGACTATTGTGGCTCCCGTGCTTACGATGGTGCTCGGCGGAAGCGCCCTGACCATACGTACGACACGTTCCAGCATGCTGGAGGTAATGGGGGAGGACTTTATCAGGACCGCAAGGGCAAAGGGACTCAGCGAGAAAGCCGTTTTATTCAAACACGCCCTGAGAAACGCGGCAATCCCCATTGCCACGATCATCGGCTATAACCTGGCGTCCAGTTTTGGCGGTTCAATCGTCATTGAGACTGTCTTCAACAGGCCCGGTATCGGAAAGCTTCTGATGGATGCGGTGACTAAGAGGGATTATCCCGTCGTTCAGGGAACGGCCGTATTTATTGCCATCCTGCTGATCGTCGTAAACCTGTTGACGGATGTCATGTACAGCATCATCGATCCGAGAATCCGTGTTCAGTCGGATAAATAG
- a CDS encoding GntR family transcriptional regulator — protein sequence MTERKETPVYGKIVDDVRRRIESGQWREGQKLPGERELCNLYGVARGTLKAAFSELQKAGLIRQVRGSGTYVESREKGVEDLEKQADDLVSFLASLKLGEDEILTLGKTFILQKSTIETKDGK from the coding sequence ATGACGGAGAGAAAAGAAACACCGGTCTATGGAAAGATTGTGGATGATGTCAGGAGAAGAATCGAGTCCGGGCAGTGGCGGGAAGGCCAGAAACTCCCCGGGGAAAGAGAACTCTGTAATCTTTACGGGGTGGCGCGCGGAACCTTAAAGGCTGCGTTTTCCGAACTTCAGAAGGCAGGTCTTATCAGGCAGGTGCGCGGGAGCGGAACTTATGTGGAGAGCAGGGAGAAGGGAGTGGAAGATCTGGAGAAACAGGCCGATGATCTCGTCTCTTTTCTGGCTTCCCTGAAGTTGGGTGAAGACGAAATACTGACACTTGGAAAAACATTCATATTACAGAAATCAACGATAGAAACCAAAGACGGAAAATAA
- a CDS encoding ABC transporter substrate-binding protein, which translates to MKGIKSLKKSNRKYLALLMAAVTAAASLSACSGSTSGDAAQSSSAKTENGGSSSGGSVLRVGRTWDSGNGNFDPATFSGISFQFGPDVFESLLQYDENQEPAPFLAESWETSDDLKTYTFKLRQGVQFHYDYGEMKASDVVFSVGRLSDPAINNTATNATNLGLANIDRVEAPDDYTVVFTLKEGDVFFPDKVARSYLTITSQKAVEEMGLEEYQKRPIGTGPFMLEDGGVPGEKYSTVKFDGYWGQKAKLDRVEYYVIPDDVTLANAMEAGEIDTYDVNNLEKVEEYMANPDTYVLLNARDSAQSFIGINANFEPLNDPKVREAIALSIDREMVCNEYFKGTEEVSKGFLPTFCRYALEDYWNPEYNPEKAKELLAEAGYPNGFEIDMYSPNDTLSSGPATLVQQFLTQIGLKVNLQTVDFGVWLDKAKAGEIPIYLFWDSCPVIPDNVLKQFTSESTINYIAYNDPEYDRLVAAAVEENDLTKKAELYNEAQKNIMDSGCLYSMTTYSIHQVVNPKVKDLKITTGLMLTCREAYIEE; encoded by the coding sequence ATGAAGGGAATCAAGAGTTTGAAAAAATCTAACAGGAAATATCTTGCGCTGCTTATGGCCGCAGTTACGGCAGCAGCTTCTTTAAGCGCATGTTCCGGCAGTACGTCCGGGGATGCGGCACAATCCTCATCAGCAAAAACAGAAAATGGCGGGAGCAGTTCAGGCGGCTCCGTACTTCGTGTAGGCAGAACCTGGGATTCTGGCAACGGCAATTTTGATCCGGCTACCTTCTCAGGCATCTCCTTCCAATTCGGCCCGGACGTATTCGAGTCGCTTCTTCAGTATGACGAGAATCAGGAACCAGCTCCGTTTCTTGCAGAATCATGGGAAACTTCCGATGATTTAAAGACCTATACATTTAAACTCCGCCAGGGTGTGCAGTTCCACTATGATTACGGCGAGATGAAAGCTTCCGATGTAGTATTTTCGGTGGGCCGCCTCTCGGATCCGGCCATCAACAACACGGCGACAAATGCGACGAACCTTGGTCTTGCGAATATCGATAGGGTGGAGGCCCCGGATGATTATACTGTAGTATTTACCTTAAAAGAAGGCGATGTGTTCTTCCCTGATAAGGTTGCCAGATCTTACCTCACCATCACAAGCCAGAAGGCAGTGGAAGAGATGGGACTGGAAGAATACCAGAAACGTCCGATTGGAACAGGCCCATTCATGCTGGAAGACGGCGGTGTGCCGGGAGAGAAATACAGCACGGTTAAATTCGACGGATACTGGGGACAGAAAGCCAAACTGGATCGCGTGGAATACTATGTAATCCCGGATGATGTAACACTCGCCAATGCGATGGAGGCGGGAGAAATCGATACATACGACGTAAATAATCTGGAAAAAGTTGAAGAATACATGGCAAATCCAGACACTTATGTGCTTCTTAACGCCAGAGATTCCGCACAGTCCTTTATCGGAATCAATGCCAATTTTGAACCGTTAAATGATCCGAAGGTACGCGAGGCAATTGCACTCAGTATCGACCGCGAAATGGTCTGCAACGAGTATTTCAAGGGAACGGAAGAGGTGTCCAAAGGTTTCCTTCCGACATTCTGCCGTTACGCACTGGAAGATTACTGGAATCCGGAATACAACCCGGAAAAAGCCAAAGAACTTCTCGCAGAAGCCGGATATCCGAACGGTTTTGAGATTGACATGTACTCCCCGAACGATACACTGAGCTCTGGCCCGGCTACACTGGTACAGCAGTTTCTGACACAGATTGGCCTGAAAGTGAACCTTCAGACGGTAGACTTTGGAGTATGGCTGGATAAGGCAAAGGCCGGAGAAATCCCGATTTACCTGTTCTGGGATTCTTGTCCTGTTATTCCTGACAACGTATTAAAACAGTTTACAAGCGAAAGCACCATCAACTATATTGCATACAACGACCCGGAATACGACAGACTCGTTGCAGCGGCAGTTGAAGAGAACGATTTGACAAAGAAAGCGGAACTCTACAATGAGGCACAGAAGAATATCATGGATTCAGGCTGCCTTTACTCAATGACCACCTATTCCATCCACCAGGTTGTAAATCCGAAAGTAAAAGATTTAAAGATTACAACGGGTCTGATGCTGACATGCCGGGAGGCATACATCGAGGAATAA
- a CDS encoding GntR family transcriptional regulator → MRIKIDMKDSKPAYMQMSEQIIGAIKAGEYGQGDRLPSEAEFCSETGLAKGTVRKTFDKLEAEGYIRRVHGSGTYVQGWQPGIRHMVLFGDKCAKEGLGPEETYRLISEACSRFFVPDVPEEAAMIDCTPEIAGDIIRDLLKVWKFNITYYEVGSVRAGEVIPREELWITTKTHFEEVLPVAELAGKQLLQVRLAVPDTEEEEIGELDDDCLLGIVYDSQDFLMHISHTLALLGRHNTFYLCQKEEWADKKKAIRSDDIIWLVSVQEEEIIRQMKTMGSRYIVFNYGVTKESLEQIKGFMERRKR, encoded by the coding sequence ATGAGGATAAAAATTGATATGAAGGACAGCAAGCCTGCTTACATGCAGATGTCCGAACAGATTATAGGAGCCATAAAGGCCGGGGAGTACGGACAGGGGGACAGGCTGCCGTCGGAAGCCGAATTCTGCAGCGAAACGGGGCTCGCTAAGGGCACGGTCAGGAAGACATTTGATAAACTGGAGGCGGAAGGATATATACGGAGAGTCCATGGCAGCGGCACTTATGTGCAGGGCTGGCAGCCTGGTATCAGGCACATGGTTCTGTTTGGGGACAAGTGTGCAAAGGAGGGACTTGGGCCCGAGGAAACTTACCGGCTTATCAGTGAGGCCTGCAGCCGCTTTTTTGTGCCTGATGTACCGGAGGAGGCGGCCATGATCGACTGCACACCGGAGATTGCAGGCGACATAATCAGAGATCTGCTGAAGGTGTGGAAGTTTAACATAACTTACTACGAGGTTGGCAGCGTGAGGGCCGGAGAGGTGATTCCAAGGGAGGAGCTTTGGATCACCACGAAGACTCATTTCGAAGAGGTGCTGCCCGTGGCGGAACTGGCCGGGAAACAGCTTTTGCAGGTGAGGCTGGCCGTACCCGACACGGAGGAGGAAGAGATTGGAGAACTCGATGACGACTGCCTGCTTGGCATCGTCTATGACAGCCAGGATTTTCTGATGCACATCAGCCATACTCTTGCTCTTTTAGGAAGGCACAATACCTTTTACCTCTGCCAGAAGGAAGAGTGGGCGGATAAGAAAAAGGCAATCCGTTCCGATGATATTATATGGCTGGTATCCGTGCAGGAAGAGGAGATCATCAGGCAGATGAAGACGATGGGAAGCCGCTACATTGTGTTTAATTATGGGGTGACCAAGGAATCTTTGGAGCAGATTAAAGGATTTATGGAGCGGAGAAAGAGATGA
- a CDS encoding ABC transporter ATP-binding protein: protein MDNDKILEIKNLFVKFPMDGGAIHAVNGVNLSLGKGETLGIVGESGCGKSVTMSAILRLLKTPPAQIEGEIYYKGQNILDMPMRDFTRIRGKEISMIFQEPMTSLDPVIKIGPQIAESLMLHERMLKNAAMAKALELLKQVEIPNAEKRINDYPHQLSGGMRQRVMIAMALACKPQILLADEPTTALDVTIQAQIMDLIKKLRGEYGMSIMIVTHDLGVISDVADRVVVFYSGQIVEEAYTADLFKHPKHPYTKGLLTCIPTLQTKASRLQVIEGNIADPANRPSGCPFHPRCQYATERCEKENPKLHPCGDGHLAACHLMEGNG from the coding sequence TTGGATAATGATAAAATTTTGGAAATAAAAAATCTGTTCGTAAAATTTCCAATGGACGGCGGAGCAATCCATGCGGTAAACGGCGTGAACCTGTCACTGGGCAAAGGTGAGACTCTGGGAATTGTAGGAGAGTCAGGATGCGGCAAGAGCGTTACGATGTCGGCGATTCTGCGTCTTTTAAAGACGCCGCCCGCACAGATAGAAGGGGAAATCTACTATAAAGGCCAGAACATTCTGGATATGCCGATGAGGGATTTCACCAGAATCAGGGGAAAAGAGATTTCCATGATATTCCAGGAGCCAATGACCAGCCTGGATCCGGTTATTAAAATCGGACCGCAGATTGCAGAGAGCCTGATGCTGCATGAGAGGATGCTGAAAAATGCGGCGATGGCAAAGGCCCTGGAACTTCTCAAACAGGTGGAGATCCCCAATGCGGAAAAAAGGATCAATGACTATCCCCACCAGCTTTCCGGAGGCATGCGCCAGAGGGTTATGATTGCCATGGCCCTGGCCTGTAAACCGCAGATTCTGCTGGCGGACGAGCCGACTACGGCTCTGGATGTGACAATCCAGGCACAGATTATGGATTTGATTAAGAAGCTCCGCGGCGAATACGGAATGAGCATTATGATTGTGACGCATGATTTGGGCGTAATCTCCGACGTCGCCGACCGCGTTGTGGTATTTTACAGCGGCCAGATTGTGGAGGAGGCCTATACGGCCGACCTGTTTAAACATCCGAAGCATCCCTACACGAAGGGGCTTCTCACCTGTATTCCGACGCTTCAGACCAAGGCAAGCCGTCTGCAGGTAATAGAAGGAAATATCGCCGACCCGGCCAACCGCCCAAGCGGTTGTCCCTTCCATCCGCGATGCCAGTATGCGACGGAGCGCTGCGAAAAAGAAAATCCGAAGCTCCACCCATGCGGAGACGGACATCTTGCGGCCTGCCATTTAATGGAGGGCAACGGCTGA
- a CDS encoding ABC transporter permease, producing the protein MIKFLKKNKGIAAGLLILAVIVCLAVFANFLTPYAFDTITLSDKLQPPSAKHIMGTDNFGRDVWTRVIYGARISLTVSLAAVALGLVLGSVLGLMGGYFKGPFDFALGRVMDVFMSFPSILLSLLIGIALGPSVLNMCLSLGVPLIPAFYRVTRGAALNVGERTYVMAAKSMGTKSSKILFRHILPNTLPQIFVILSFSVGGSIMAESSLGYLGFGIPKPTPSWGLVISEGKSYIFNAPWIAGFAGLMIALTIFAFNLLGDGIRDYLDPKLK; encoded by the coding sequence ATGATTAAATTTTTAAAGAAAAATAAGGGGATTGCGGCCGGCCTGCTTATCCTGGCTGTCATCGTCTGTCTGGCGGTTTTTGCCAATTTTCTGACCCCTTATGCATTTGATACGATAACGCTTTCCGATAAGCTGCAGCCGCCCAGCGCCAAACATATTATGGGCACTGACAACTTTGGCCGCGATGTCTGGACCAGAGTTATCTACGGAGCCAGAATTTCCCTGACCGTATCCCTGGCAGCGGTGGCGCTGGGCCTGGTGCTCGGTTCCGTTCTCGGCCTGATGGGCGGATATTTTAAAGGTCCCTTCGACTTTGCCCTGGGCCGTGTCATGGACGTATTCATGTCATTCCCATCGATTTTGCTTTCACTGCTGATTGGAATCGCCCTGGGGCCGTCCGTCCTCAACATGTGCCTGTCGCTGGGAGTTCCGTTAATACCGGCCTTTTACCGTGTTACAAGAGGGGCGGCCCTGAACGTGGGGGAGAGAACCTATGTTATGGCGGCGAAATCCATGGGCACAAAGAGCAGTAAGATTCTGTTCCGCCATATCCTTCCGAATACGCTGCCTCAGATTTTCGTAATTCTTTCTTTCAGCGTCGGCGGTTCCATAATGGCGGAGTCCTCACTGGGATATCTGGGATTCGGCATTCCGAAACCGACACCGTCCTGGGGACTTGTTATCAGCGAAGGCAAGAGCTACATATTCAACGCACCCTGGATTGCAGGTTTCGCCGGACTGATGATTGCACTGACAATCTTTGCATTCAATCTTTTGGGCGATGGTATCAGAGATTATCTGGACCCCAAATTAAAATAA